The following are encoded together in the Drosophila sechellia strain sech25 chromosome 3R, ASM438219v1, whole genome shotgun sequence genome:
- the LOC116801816 gene encoding sialin-like: protein MFNSYSSPQDDVPTRREAQSSVLRDKIPARLVLYFLSWSGFLVSFMMRNDMNFALVAMISNDNSTQNQSHNKSQQILGTGTDDQKTIVKSVVISSFYWCYVLSQVVGGVATELFGTKCVFGWSQLATALCSFMMPSAAQLHYIAVIVLRSIQGFASGLTWPAMYAIVGYWIPLTERSRFMSSFQGFSIGIGLTYPLCGFILSEWGWPYIFYTTGTLGLGWCILWYLLAFNTPREHPRISKDELNYIELNVRKEVNSSVKVKVPWLQIFKSIPAWAIAITTFGRIFVHYIFIVNGPTFMGNVLKFNFETNGFLSGVPFICSYISSVLFCYIADKIVLYKVLSLTNVRKLFTALSQIIPGVLIYCIGYIDNVYILLTVWFIAVIFITASYAGAMANIIDLAPNYGHSAAVLAFCQTIHMSASFISPLTAGFIVTQEVKYRI from the exons ATGTTTAATTCATATTCTTCACCGCAAGATGATGTTCCTACTAGAAGGGAAGCCCAATCCTCGGTTCTTCGTG ACAAAATTCCAGCGCGTTTGGTGCTTTATTTCCTTTCGTGGTCTGGCTTTCTGGTCTCTTTTATGATGCGCAATGATATGAATTTCGCATTGGTGGCAATGATATCGAACGATAATTCAACACAAAACCAATCCCATAACAAATCGCAGCAAATATTG ggTACTGGGACGGATGACCAAAAAACAATAGTAAAATCTGTTGTAATAAGTTCATTCTATTGGTGCTACGTGTTGTCGCAGGTGGTTGGAGGGGTTGCCACAGAATTGTTTGGAACCAAGTGCGTATTTGGATGGTCACAGTTAGCAACAGCTCTATGTAGTTTTATGATGCCATCTGCAGCGCAATTACATTACATAGCTGTTATTGTGTTGCGGTCTATTCAGGGATTTGCTTCTGGTTTGACGTGGCCTGCCATGTATGCAATAGTTGGATATTGGATACCTCTCACGGAACGTTCACGTTTTATGTCAAGCTTTCAGGGTTTTAGTATTGGTATTGGTTTAACGTATCCGTTATGTGGATTTATTTTATCAGAATGGGGTTGgccatatatattttatactaCTGGTACTTTAGGGCTTGGATGGTGTATACTATGGTATTTACTTGCTTTTAATACACCACGCGAGCACCCTCGTATTTCTAAAGatgaattaaattatatagaaCTTAACGTCAGAAAAGAAGTAAACAGTAGTGTTAAAGTTAAAGTGCCTTGgctgcaaatatttaaatccaTACCTGCTTGGGCGATTGCTATAACAACTTTTGGACGAATATTTGttcattatatttttattgttaatggTCCGACATTTAtgggaaatgttttaaaatttaattttgaaacaaATGGTTTTCTATCTGGAGTTCCATTTATTTGTTCATATATATCATCAGTACTATTTTGTTATATTGCCGACAAAATTGTATTGTATAAGGTTTTAAGTCTTACTAatgtaagaaaattatttactGCTCTATCACAAATTATTCCTGGGGTGTTAATATACTGTATTGGTTATATAGACAATGTGTACATTTTGTTAACGGTGTGGTTTATAGCTGTGATATTTATAACTGCATCTTATGCTGGAGCTATGGCCAATATAATTGACTTAGCGCCAAATTATGGTCATTCCGCAGCTGTTTTAGCATTTTGCCAAACAATTCATATGTCTGCGTCCTTTATATCTCCGCTTACGGCTGGATTTATCGTCACCCAAGAGGTAAAGTatagaatttaa